In Mustela lutreola isolate mMusLut2 chromosome 16, mMusLut2.pri, whole genome shotgun sequence, the genomic window AGCTGACGGACGAGTGAAGAAAatgtcaccacacacacaccagggaatggtactcagctttttttttttttttttttttttttttttttttttttttagattttatttatttatttgacagagagaaatcacaagtaggcagagaggcaggcagagagagagagagaggaggaagcaggctccctgctgagcagtgagcccgatgcgggactcgatcccaggaccctgagatcatgacctgagccgaaggcagcggcttaaccactgagccacccaggcgtcccatggtactcagctttaaaaaagaaggaaattgcaGGAGAAGGAATGAACCTAGAGTAcgttatggtaagtgaaataagccagtaacAGACGCATCCGGTCTCAcatgttaacatttaaaatagccaaactCTCGGAAGCAGAGAGAGGATGGTGGTTGCctgtggctggggggtggggggcgatgcTGGTAGAAGACTATGGAGTTTCGGTTACACGAGACAGAGGTCTATGAGGagtaactatgtgaggtggtGGGTATGGTAATTAGCCTAATCATGGTGATGATTTTCCAAATTGTACATCTTAAATAAGTACGATTTTCATTTGTCAATTGTACCTCCAtgaagatgggaaggaagggctgtgcctgggcggctcagttggttaagcatctgccttcagctcaggtcatgatcctgaggtcctgggactgagcctgctctgtggggagtctccttctccctctccctttgccccttccctaATTTATTGccctccctaataaataaaatctttaaaaaaaaaaaaagagggcatgtGTGGTGGTGGGCACTGGGTATTCTACTCAACTAACGAGTTGTTGAACATGACATCAAACACCAAGGATGTATTACACGTTGGCTGATTGAGCATAATAAAACAATGaggataggaagaaaaaaagactaaatggtaaaaaaaaaaaaaaaaaagaataaaattaaagactCACCCTTGGGGAATGAGGGGCTGTGCATCGGAGAACTCATCCTTCGAGAGGCTCTGTGGGACTTCGATGTGGATTCTCTGCAAATACCGGCACCGCTGCAGACAGAAGGCGGACACCAGCACGTCCGTCCGGTGCCCTATCGGAAGCCAAACTTCCTGGAAGCTGTCCAATGCCAAGCGGACAAACTCCTCGTCCTGAGTCTCAAAAAGGCAGTGGAAGGCATCCAGCAAGTCCGGCAGGGTGCAGGTGCCTGGCTGTCGCCCCAGCAGAGAGATCCAGCTCAGAAGCCCCCGCTTCAGTGCCCGGGGGACACAGCACCCGAGCAGGACCTCCAGAGCCCCCGTCCCCTCTTTGCTCATGAGGCCGAACAAGAACCGCTTCATCTGGTGCAGGTGGGAGTCGGAGCCCGCTGGTCGGAGCGCCGCCAACCCCTGCATGAGCACAAGGCAGGGATGACTCCCTGTCTCCAGTCCTTCTAGAACGTAGTGCAGGGCAGCACAAAACTCCTGCAGGCTGATGTGCAGGAAGGAATAGCAGCACCTCTCCTGGCGGCCGTCCTGGAGGAGGAGGTCTGtgtgaagcagagcagagagctcagacTCCCGCAGTCCATGGGCGCGGAGGTCATCCGCATAGAACACAAACTTCCTGTGCCACACGCCTTGCACAGCCAGGAGGCACAGGCTCCTCAAGACGGCAGTCTCATCCTGGCTGAGACGGCGCCGGGAGGCGTCTCGCGGGCCGAGCTGGTGGAACACGAACGTAGTGTACAAGCCTGTGAGAGTGTGGCAGGGAGGGGAAAGGCGTTCTCCACACGCCTCCTGTAGGTTCAAAGCCTCACAGATGAGTGACCCCAAGACGGGGACTTGGCACGCGTCCAGCAGCGAGCGGCTGTCGGCCACGGCATGCAAGGCTTGTGTTTTCTGATGCTCGTTTTTCATGTGCCGAAGGAGCAGCTGGACCCTCTTCTCCACGGAGATGCCCCCCACGAGCAGGTAACAGGGCGACGTGAGCATGGATTTGAGCTTCTCTATGCCCGTGTCTCTGACGGTGATCATCAGCGAGGACTCTGGGAGCAGCACTTTCTTTAGCAGACTACGCATTAGAACAGACGGGGGGCGCTTGACTGCCCAGTCTTCACAGAGACTCGCATCGTCATCTTGCAAGGCGAAGTGCAGGTCATCAAAACCGTCAACAATAAACAAGAGCCTTTCTGGTTGGGACATGATCTCCATCATTGGAACTGGGGAGTCTGGCCACTCTCCAGAAATTAACTCTGCAAAGCTGCTCTCCCTCATGCACTGCATGTCTCTGGCACGGAGGAAGAAGACGTAGGAGAACCTGACCTGGTAGAGTTCACCCTGCGCCCAGCACTGCAGGACCCTTTGGGCCAAAGCGGATTTCCCGATTCCTGATTTTCCGTGCAAAACCACAGTGCGGGGCTGGAAGCCCGTCTGGTCTGGATTAAAAGCTCCCAGCAACATTTGCATTTCTGGACAGTCAGAGGCAAGGTGTTCAAAACCATGGAATTCATCCGACTTTGCAGCAAATTTTGTCATCACGTAGCCCTTGTAGTCCCTTGTCTTATCTCCACGGCCCAAGTTGGACAGGGGAAGGGAgaacaaaaacaggaaacaacatttgAAGAAAGTCTGGAatttagggaaaaagaaaaaccaaaacaaacctcCAAACCCCGGACCTAGAATCAGTGGCCCTAAGTGAGACATGGTTCTTGTGTTCCTTCCTACTGAGGACAAGCTCCGTCCCTCAAAGACCACTTCCGCAAAGCTTAGGAACATCCTACAAACTCGCTCTATCTGTCCCCTTTGATTGTTCTTTTCAGCACTTAATACCTGATACATCACGTCTTTGTTGGCTTCCTGTCCTTGTCCCCTCAGTAGACCCCGTGCAGGGACTTAATTATTTACTGTTGCATCTTCATTATTCATGAGGATGCCTGGCACCCTGTGGACACTAAGTATTTGTTAAAGGAATGAGCCTTGCCCAACAGTCCTACATGGTCTCTGAAGGACAGAGAGGCTTGGAGGAGCGGAGGATGTGTGCGCCGTGGCCTGAGTTCAAGGCTTGTGAGACAGGTGTGCATCTCCAGCAGCTCTGGACTCCCATGGAGAACCCCCTCCACGCGGGGGTCCAGCTCTGCACAAAAGGTCAATCATGGCCCTTGAAGTGAGACAGATCCTGTTTGAAATTCTACATTCTGCTGTATGCTGTCagtttctgagcctcagtttccccatctctgaGAGGAGATTAACATCCTCTTAAAGTGTTGCAGTGAATATTTAAGAGAGAATGTGCCTTCAAAAATTTATTAGTCCAGGGCTTGGCAAAAATGACCAGTGGCCACTACTGTCATTACAAACCATAATTCCTTCACattatctggttttatttttatcccagCACTTTCCCTAAATGGCAACTTTGATGCATCTTGTTGTCTAGCACCTAGACTGTGAAAGAACTTTACCTCCATACTTCTGGCCTCTTCAACGGTCTCTGCCATCTGCTAGGTACTCAGTAACACGAGGGAAACCCCTCCAATCCTGGGTCTTTACATTTGCCAGTAATACtattatcttctaaaaaaaaaaaaaaggcagcacgACTCTCTCTGTACGGGTGTATAAGGCAATGACTATCTCTACATAAAATCTCTACAGAGAAGTTCTACATCTTAAACTTCATTATTCCGTATCAGGGACAGGTATTCAGGGACTGTATTAAAACCACAggaagcagggcacctgggtggctcagtgggttaagcttctgccttcggttcaggtcataatcccagggtcctgggatcgagtcccacatcgggatctctgctcagtgggaagccttcatctccctctctctctgcttgcctccctgcctacttgtgatctctctcttaaataaataaataaaatctttaaaaaaatttttttaaacggATGAGCTTTTTGGTACatcaatttccaaaaaaaaaaaaaaaaaaaaaaaaaagaatcgagtAATATTACTTAGGAGAGCCTGCTGTCACCTCCTTGACGGGTCAGCTACAAATTCATAGAATCATGGCACCTGGGATCTCATCTTCATTTCGTGTTTGGTTTGATTGACATAACTGTACATGGCCATGTGTAGATGTTTTACTATGTTCCTGTCACATCTCTTCAAATGGTAGGTATTCCCAAAATAAAGGTTGGCAGAAGgagttgaggggaaaaaaaggattacCACTAGCCAAgtaattttgaacaaagaacttgCCTACTCTTGTCTCTATATTTAGCTTCTGTCAACCGAACTTGTGCTTGACACCCAAGTTCACCAGAATCACAGGTTTTTGGAATTTCTCTTTGTGACTTTAGATGATCACAGTGAACACACAGGACTCTGTCCTTGGTGATGATTCTAGGAGCTCTTGGGGAAGAGACTAGTGTACAGAGATGAGTGCAGCTGAGTGAAGGGACAGTACCACCCAAACTCCATTCCAGGATGGAAGGAAAAAGTCAATCAGTTTTCTTTACCTTGTTCTTTGATCTCAGCTGATATGGCACCACCTTGTTCTATAGCTTGtgaaatttctgcaaaaaagagaagaaggatgAATTCCCCCCCTCTTATGTAAGTATTTGAATCAGAGAGGGCACAGACCCACATCTCAGGACCAGTTTGAAAATGGCAGCTGCTGGCTCAGCGAGACAGACTAACTGTACATAAAAGGAGCACTTGATTTAAAATCCGAAGCTATGAGGTTCtgatttcatttctgcttttaacTCATTGGAGACCTCTAAGCAAATCATTAGCATGAGGGATAAAACTTGGTGGATAGGAACCGAGGGGGtctctattaagacataggatGTAAATGGGAATTCTGTCACTTCCTACTTATGAGGTCTTCGTCAGCTCACTGGGCTTACAGGCTTCTGTATGTTAATCTGTAAAGTGAGGAGAACTGTTCCTCTGTTGTGGAGTTGCCTGTCTATACATGCAGAGTTTGGGCAAGCCATCTGGCCTCTGAATCTGGACAGCTGGAATTACAGTGACTACCACACAGGATCCTGTTGAGATTTGTGAGATTAAAGGACGTGACACCATGCTTGACAGGTGGTAGTTCTGACTGACAACAGTAATTTAGAGGGGCTTCCCAATGTGGCTGGTAAGACCCCAGGCTTCATCTTTTTTGTTCCTACTACCAAGATTAGTCAGGCCGTGTCTTCATTCCACATCATCACTAAATCCCTAAGTAATCCATAAATGCATAATATAATTTTATCCATGGGAAGATAATATATAGGACTCATCTGGTTAAGCTGACATTTACATTAAATTTGGAAcgattgaggggcacctgggtggctcagttggttaagcagctgcctttagctcaggtcatgatcccaaggtcctgggatcgagccccgcatcaggctctctgctaagcagagagcctgcttctccctctccctctgcctgctgctctgcctacttgtaatctctatctctctgttgaataaataaaaatctttttaaaaaagttggaaCAATTGATAACCTCTGGGATTCTGAGACTCTGACTCAGCAACTGCTCAGACTTTGGTTTTGAAGGGGGTTTTCCTAGCCGCAGCCCGGACAAAGCTGCATCAACAGGAAGTTGGTCCTGATTCTTCCAAAGTGTTAGACTTTGCAGTCAGTGTTGACTGCTGGAAGACTGGCGATGTGCCAGTGGTAGTGTGGTTAATATTGGGGAATGCTTGCTGTCTATGAAAGCCTACATCTTTCCCTCTATGTTGTGGCTTTACTGCTTTGATCCCTTTTGTTGGTCTCCCTTTCCTCCACTGAGGTATGGGGTACATGAATGCAGGAGATTTGCACGTACTTTGTCCACAGATGTAACAGAATTCCACAGAACAGTGCCCGGCAGGCACCAGTACACAGATATTTCAGGAATTGTATTGAGTCTGATTTCATGCTATCTGGAGCTCTCCACCAAAGCATCCAAAACAGACCCTCAGGTGGATGTTGTCCTGGCAAGGTCATGAAGTTGCCAAAACTGAAGATGGAAACCCGAAGAGTCATAAGAAAACTTTAAGATCAGAGTTCTCTTagattttgaataagacagaccaTGATTACTAGATCCTCAGGGCCCAGGGCCAGGCTAGAAAGAACACTGGACCATCAGAAGTCATGGTTCGAGTCCCGGGCGTACCAGTAACTAACTGCCATGTGGCTTTAGATGTACCCATTGTCCCAGCATGTCCACACTGACCTGGCACTTCTTTCATGCTTggttcctctttcttcatttgtGTAGAATTTTCTTGTATTTCAGCCAGTGAATATTCTGCAACAGAGAGAAGATGACACGACTGTCTTAGTAAAGTCACAGCAATTACCCAGACTAGGGATGAGAGCATCCTCTGCCCAAATTACTGAGGGGAACCAAGAAAGCCTCTGGATCTCAGTTTGTCCCATGACCAGCTGATAATGGAGACAATGGAGTCAGATCCTCCAGTGACACCAGCCCAGTGACATAGCAGAGATTGGTCATGAAGAGTGCTTGGATATTGAACTTGTGAACTCCAGTCCCACTTTTGTTGTCTGGCCTTGGGTAATGCACAACATGAGGCAGAGTGTTACGTTTATCAAGAGTTTATCTTCAAGAGTCTACCTCAGCTCCTCTTTTGAACGTTAGCTAGTTAGTGGACTACTCACTAGAGTAGTGAATGATCCAAATATTGGTGTCCAACTTACGAGTGCTAACACTGGCCACTCTTTCTCCAGTCTACTTGCTCTAAAACATCTGTTACAGTGTTTCTTGGGATGAGCTAATAGCCCATCcattaggacacctgggtggctcagtcagttaaacatctgcctttggatcaggtcatgattctgggattgggccctatgtcaggctccctgcttagcagtgagtctgcttctccctctcccgccgccccttacccctgcttgtgctatctctttctcaagaggaattttttaaaaatcttaaaagaacccCACCCACCTACTTTCTCATGCCAGAAACAAGGGTGTCATCCTTAAGGCATATCCTCTGTCTGCATTAAGTCCTACAAAACCAGTGTGTCTGCTTTTGAAACATCTTCCAATTGCATTTCTACTTTCTTTAACAGCCACTGCCACTCTGGCTCAAGACACCACTATTTCTCCCATGGGGTACCAGAATGGCCTCCTCTTGGTCTCCCCACATCTAGTCATGACTCTTTCTGGACCACACAACACTTCAGCAACAATGCTGGAATGCCAATGGGATTATTTATTACCCCTGTCCCCTTCAAAATGAATTGCTTATGCTTTGCTGTTAAAATTATCCTCAAGATACTGTGTTGTTGGACTTGTGGTCTACCTCCCCATATTAATCTCTTACCTTGCTCCCTCCTGTTCTCCATGGTCTAGCCAAGCTCCCTGTTAAAGGTTTCATAATGCAATCTCTGTTGCTCATCATGTTTTCTCTACCATCCACAGTTAGCTTGGCTAGCTCCTCTTCTTCATATGTGTTTCAGCTTTAACTTCACTTCTTCTGTAAAGTTATTCtagtcttcatttctctctggTCTGGAATAGGAACCTCTCCTTTCTctacaccttttaaaaaaagatcgcccatctttccctcttccttgcaGCACTGGAAGCTATAAATCTCTGGCTCATAACCCATGAAGATTTAAAGACATGTTAGATAATAAGTCTCATCTTTGTCACCTATGAGTTCATGTAGAACTTGGTAGAACCCATGTTTTAGCTTCTGCCATGGGGAACCCATTTCATCAGGTGGGTTTGACTCGATGGCAGGGCGGTTTCAACATAGTGCCTCACCTAGAGTACTGACTCAGTAAATATCagtcatcattttaattttatacctTCATTTCCTGTGAATAATATCGACATGTTTTCCACATGGGTCTTTTTGGAAGCTCGGGAGGGATAGCTTCTCTTAAAGTCCTTTGTAGCTATAGATGCCGAGTTACACCTAGAGATGGCCATACCTGTAGTCTTTAGGGTCAATCTGACTGTTCACCCTCGGGACTCGAATTTTCCTGTCCATGGTTGAAGAAAAGAATTCTTCCAGATAAAGGAGGACTATTTTCTTCCACTACCTTTCTCCTAAATACCCTGAGCCAATCACACAATTTGATCAGAGCATGTTGCTATGATATTGACACCAACAGTCTGACAAGATCAGTCCTTAGATGAGTTCCTTGGCTTTAGTCTCAGGCAGGAAATATGGGAGACTCCCACTGTACAACCACCATAGTGTTCTCAAAAAGTGAATGAAGCTTTGTTAACCACTTTGCATACATTACGTTATTGAGTCTTTGCAAGAGCACAGGTAAGAATCCAAGTTACTGTTCCAAGATGTGGAGTCCAAGggtcagaataaaaagaaatttgcccaaagtcaaacTTAGAACACATAGAAGGTCCAGAGCTCAAGCTCAGAACTTAGGACTCCAAGTCCTGTCTACAAACTTCAACTAAATTCTGTCTGGGTAGAGGGTCTGTctacttgtttcttcttttttccataggGTGGGGACTCCTCTAATTTCCAGCCAGGCAGGACAACTAAGGAGGGACTTCTCACAGTTCAGACTCATGCTGTGGAGATGGACCCAATTAGTGACCAAGGATGCCCTCTTCATTCCCATGGGAGCTCGAGGTAACCTCCTTTCTATCCCGCCCCCAGATTTTCCCCAAGGCATACTCACTTTTCATCTCTTGCCTTGCCTTCTCAGAGAGTGTGGACAGGCCCATCGTTTCAAAAATGTGATTGGATATTTTCCAGAGAAGAGATTCTTCATAATGCTCATGCAAGAGGGAGGCTAGATGTTCCATGTCGGCGTTGTTCACCTCAACCCATGGAAAGGAGCACACTGCCACTTCGGAAGCTTTTTCCATGAGCAGTCCCTTAAACATCTGAAACTCTTCCTTGCTCAGCTGCATGAAACACCATTGCAGTGCATAGTTGGAAAAGGAGGGTAATTTGGCTTCTCTCATCTTCGTGCAAGGCTGAGATCTCAGATTTTGCTGGAAAAGTGGATTCCTTAATAATATGGAGAAATGGTACCTGTGGAAGATTCATAAGATTCAAAAGAGACTCTTGGATCAAATCCTCGGGTTCATACAACCAACCTCATCAAGTCACTAGAAACAacactttctgtttgttttgtgaaacaCACAGAGAAGCCCAATTCATGGGTAACAATTCTTCATAGACTTTAAATCACTTGACATTATATCTATTTATCTTGTTATAAGAATATAAATTCCGGGATGTTTTGCTGCCTTTATCCCTCATTCCCAAAACAGCACCTGGCATAGAGTCAGATTAAAAACACTTGAAGAATACGAAAACATTAACTTGAAAGTACATGTGCTCTTCTACATTTATtctaacattatttacaatagctaaattatggaagagAACCCAACTGTCCATCGATAGAGAATGGCTAAAAAAGACGTGGTATATGCACAATGGAGTATCACTCCgtcaaaaaagagtaaaatcttgCAATTCACAATAACATGGATAGGCCTATAGGGCtttatgcaaagtgaaagaagtcagactgagaaaaataccacatgatttcagtTATACatggcatttaagaaataaaacaaatgagaaaatgaaaagagagatagTAAGACAAACCATGCAATGGACTCTTCACTCAgtagaggggaggtgagtgggaacggggtggggggagacaacTGATGCGGAGGAAGGCGTGCGTTTGTGCTGATGAACACGGGGCggtgtatggaagtgttgaatcactatactgcccacctgaaactaatgtaacaccgtattttaactatattggaattaaaatagaaaatcaaaacccCCTCGAAACACCTGTCAGTGATGCTCTTGGCTAATATGTCCTACTCATGGAAACTGGCAAGAAAGCTACCACCATTTATGGAAAATTAGTCACTCTATtgatttaaagtaggctctaacCACATACAGGTAATGGGTAGGTTAACTAGCTTGATGGCAGTAATTACTATGTAATGTACACCATATCAAAACATTACATTGAACgccttatatatataatttttattagtaCATCATACTTCAATAAAGATGGGAAATAAAAAGAGCCCACTTTGGTAATTGCATGTTGAGAAGGTGTATGCTTCTGTGATTAGAAGCACAGGCTCCCAGATGAAGTGACAGCCCCGCTTCGATTTCTGCTTCCATGACAATCAAGAATGTCCCCTGGAAAGTAACAGCCTCTGAGAGGGGCTACTTGCATGACTAAAGCATTTACAAGAGTGGCTAATAATCGCTCCCCCTCCCAGTCTGGAACAGAAACCTCAGTTGTTCCACAAATCTAGAAGAAGCCCCTAGAGTTTTgcttttctggttttttaaatttttaatttcagtatggctaaaaacaaaaagacttctgcccagtaaaggaaacaatcagcaaaactaaaagacaacctatggaatgggaggagatattcgcaaacgacacatcagataaagggttagtatcccaaatctacaaagaaccgatacaactcaacacaaaaaaatCCCGACtaatccaattaaaagtgggcagaggatgtgaacagacatttctccaaagaagacacacggatggccaacagacccgtgaaaagatgctccacatcctACAATTTTTACGGAAGGCGGTCTCGTTTGTGTTTCTGCTGCTCCTCACAGACACAAACGACCTCAGATTTGAAGTATTTGCAGCCTCTCTTTGCATTGTAATcaatttttagcaatattttgCAGCATGAGAAAAGCGCTCTTTTGTTTCGGGAAATAGACTCATTCTCTAGTAGAAAGGCGGGTGGGTGTGGGTGAGAATGAGATTTGGAAAAAGGCTTAAAAAACAATAcacccaggcacacacacacaccggaaGACGGATTCTATTTAAGGCAGAGTAGAGCCAAAGAGCCACGCAGTCAGAGAAACGGAGCACGGTCCTGAcgaaactgagggatgctggtaTCACAACAAAGCCTGAGCCCCACATTTCcaggaaaacaaagcagcaaGATCACATGGCCTTGGTGAGTGCTTACAGGGTATGGAGACAAGCATTGCAAACTAGAACTAGGCATCCTACAGCAGACTGAATTTTCTGCTGGTAAAAactccagaaaaacaaacaaacaaacaaacactgagccactggctcagttggttgggcgactgccttcagctcaggtcatgatcccagagttccaggatcgagtcccgcatcgggctcccagcaatttggggagtctgcttctccctctgaccttctcctctctcatactctctctcactcattctctcttaaataaataaataaaaatctttaaaaaaagaaagaaaagaaagaaaagtcgcAGCAGAAGTCAGACTTTCTGCCAAGGGCTGGCTCCCTTTGGCTCTGTGAGCCGTTAGTGCTCTGTCCCAACCACTCAGCTCGGCTAGCACTGTTGACAACAGAGACTCAGGAAAGCGGTTTCCGGTGAAACGGGATGGGCTGCATTTGATGGCAGTTTGCTGAGCCCAGGGAGGGAAATGGAGCGTTGCTTCTCGTTCCCTGCTCTCTCCACTACCGTTTGATATATTCTGCAGCAAAGCAATTGGATAAAGAAATGAgaagtatggggcacctgggtggctcagtgggttaagcctctgccttaggctcaggtcat contains:
- the NLRP5 gene encoding NACHT, LRR and PYD domains-containing protein 5 gives rise to the protein MERKCVHEALCLKLGPSQSAVDSGYHFSILLRNPLFQQNLRSQPCTKMREAKLPSFSNYALQWCFMQLSKEEFQMFKGLLMEKASEVAVCSFPWVEVNNADMEHLASLLHEHYEESLLWKISNHIFETMGLSTLSEKTFFKCCFLFLFSLPLSNLGRGDKTRDYKGYVMTKFAAKSDEFHGFEHLASDCPEMQMLLGAFNPDQTGFQPRTVVLHGKSGIGKSALAQRVLQCWAQGELYQVRFSYVFFLRARDMQCMRESSFAELISGEWPDSPVPMMEIMSQPERLLFIVDGFDDLHFALQDDDASLCEDWAVKRPPSVLMRSLLKKVLLPESSLMITVRDTGIEKLKSMLTSPCYLLVGGISVEKRVQLLLRHMKNEHQKTQALHAVADSRSLLDACQVPVLGSLICEALNLQEACGERLSPPCHTLTGLYTTFVFHQLGPRDASRRRLSQDETAVLRSLCLLAVQGVWHRKFVFYADDLRAHGLRESELSALLHTDLLLQDGRQERCCYSFLHISLQEFCAALHYVLEGLETGSHPCLVLMQGLAALRPAGSDSHLHQMKRFLFGLMSKEGTGALEVLLGCCVPRALKRGLLSWISLLGRQPGTCTLPDLLDAFHCLFETQDEEFVRLALDSFQEVWLPIGHRTDVLVSAFCLQRCRYLQRIHIEVPQSLSKDEFSDAQPLIPQGMPAKTLAAECWESLCIVLSTHPSLRELYLSGSVLNEQAMKTLCIKLRQPTCKIQNLIFKDVQVPLGLRHLWMVLITNHNMKYLNLESTRLKEADLMMACQALRHPSCLLESLRLDHCGLTPACCLVISQILITSISLKSLSLVGNKLATQGVKALCESLTASQCTLQKLILGNCGLTAADCRDLASALISNQSLTHLCLSSNSLGREGVNLLCRAIKLPSCGLQRLILNECNLDVAGCGFLAFALMGNKRLTHLSLSMNPVEDDGMNLLCEVLMEPSCHLQDLEMVKCHLTATCCKKLSCVITRNKHLKSLDLAVNALGDDGIMALCEGLRHRRASVWRLGLEACGLTSGCCEALATAVLGSQCLTSLNLMRNDLSPEGMTTLCLALAQPTCNLQIIGLWKWQYPTQTRKLLEEVQRQKPQMIIGDSWYSTDEDDRYWWKN